From one Leguminivora glycinivorella isolate SPB_JAAS2020 chromosome 5, LegGlyc_1.1, whole genome shotgun sequence genomic stretch:
- the LOC125226279 gene encoding uncharacterized protein LOC125226279 isoform X1: protein MGLVLSAIISYAGVLEALECLRHILAGVVPDTEPDFQDLLEYYSGLLHKAAQTANSSDWTTRCGQGYLCLTQDDNGKLARAAVKYYDGQPDSTAILFSTKISSFGQESVESNNSHANGDYRTERYTPTRTKTIITNASESFSVGNRNRSPASCENISDPNHFLGNSSGRDERSTERSEAKEKLTWHYRPKSPTPQNLPDIQFHSSVDEEIRSNEAYSEDFLRSLDGIKLRPLQRSDPSGRRRSFKKRHSSSSTSSRESRASREEELKMFTSLEEAEFERMTLEREQGSPNLGSHSRSRSRESESSKDRATQVSTVDSALTEEEPLLKPKLRDLPKLGSFEEKEEKETEVNAEEAEIDDFWGSGD from the exons ATGGGGCTAGTGCTGTCCGCCATCATCTCGTACGCCGGCGTGCTGGAGGCCCTGGAGTGTCTGCGGCACATCCTGGCTGGCGTGGTGCCCGACACCGAGCCCGACTTCCAGGACCTCCTGGAGTACTACTCCGGCCTGTTGCACAAGGCCGCGCAGACCGCCAACAGCAGCGACTGGACCACCCGCTGCGGACAGGGCTACCTCTGCCTCACACAAGATGATAACGGAAAGTTAGCGCGAGCCGCAGTCAAGTACTACGACGGACAGCCCGATTCCACAGCCATACTTTTCTCAACTAAAATTTCGAGCTTCGGCCAGGAGTCGGTCGAAAGCAACAACTCCCACGCCAACGGCGACTACAGGACTGAAAGGTATACACCGACGCGAACGAAAACTATCATTACTAACGCGTCAGAGTCGTTCAGTGTGGGAAACAGAAACAGATCACCAGCGTCTTGTGAAAATATTTCAGATCCAAATCATTTTTTGGGAAATTCTTCCGGGCGTGACGAACGCTCCACAGAGAGATCGGAGGCCAAAGAGAAACTCACTTGGCATTACCGCCCTAAGAGCCCCACCCCACAAAACCTGCCCGATATACAATTCCATTCATCAGTCGACGAAGAGATCCGAAGCAACGAAGCCTACAGCGAAGATTTTTTAAg ATCACTTGACGGAATAAAGCTCCGACCGTTGCAACGAAGCGACCCGAGTGGCAGGCGTAGGAGTTTCAAAAAGCGTCACTCTTCGTCGTCGACCTCGTCGCGCGAGTCGCGTGCGTCGCGCGAGGAGGAACTAAAGATGTTCACGTCACTCGAGGAAGCTGAGTTCGAACGCATGACACTGGAGCGCGAGCAGGGCTCTCCTAATCTAGGTTCTCATTCCAGAAGTCGCTCGAGGGAGAGCGAGAGCTCTAAGGATCGGGCTACGCAAGTGAGCACGGTAGACAGCGCGCTGACCGAGGAAGAGCCCCTGCTCAAGCCCAAGCTGAGAGACCTGCCCAAACTCGGCTCCTTTGAAGAGAAAGAGGAGAAAGAGACAGAGGTAAACGCGGAAGAGGCGGAGATAGACGATTTCTGGGGGTCCGGGGATTAG
- the LOC125226279 gene encoding uncharacterized protein LOC125226279 isoform X2, with protein sequence MGLVLSAIISYAGVLEALECLRHILAGVVPDTEPDFQDLLEYYSGLLHKAAQTANSSDWTTRCGQGYLCLTQDDNGKLARAAVKYYDGQPDSTAILFSTKISSFGQESVESNNSHANGDYRTERYTPTRTKTIITNASESFSVGNRNRSPASCENISDPNHFLGNSSGRDERSTERSEAKEKLTWHYRPKSPTPQNLPDIQFHSSVDEEIRSNEAYSEDFLRSRSRESESSKDRATQVSTVDSALTEEEPLLKPKLRDLPKLGSFEEKEEKETEVNAEEAEIDDFWGSGD encoded by the exons ATGGGGCTAGTGCTGTCCGCCATCATCTCGTACGCCGGCGTGCTGGAGGCCCTGGAGTGTCTGCGGCACATCCTGGCTGGCGTGGTGCCCGACACCGAGCCCGACTTCCAGGACCTCCTGGAGTACTACTCCGGCCTGTTGCACAAGGCCGCGCAGACCGCCAACAGCAGCGACTGGACCACCCGCTGCGGACAGGGCTACCTCTGCCTCACACAAGATGATAACGGAAAGTTAGCGCGAGCCGCAGTCAAGTACTACGACGGACAGCCCGATTCCACAGCCATACTTTTCTCAACTAAAATTTCGAGCTTCGGCCAGGAGTCGGTCGAAAGCAACAACTCCCACGCCAACGGCGACTACAGGACTGAAAGGTATACACCGACGCGAACGAAAACTATCATTACTAACGCGTCAGAGTCGTTCAGTGTGGGAAACAGAAACAGATCACCAGCGTCTTGTGAAAATATTTCAGATCCAAATCATTTTTTGGGAAATTCTTCCGGGCGTGACGAACGCTCCACAGAGAGATCGGAGGCCAAAGAGAAACTCACTTGGCATTACCGCCCTAAGAGCCCCACCCCACAAAACCTGCCCGATATACAATTCCATTCATCAGTCGACGAAGAGATCCGAAGCAACGAAGCCTACAGCGAAGATTTTTTAAg AAGTCGCTCGAGGGAGAGCGAGAGCTCTAAGGATCGGGCTACGCAAGTGAGCACGGTAGACAGCGCGCTGACCGAGGAAGAGCCCCTGCTCAAGCCCAAGCTGAGAGACCTGCCCAAACTCGGCTCCTTTGAAGAGAAAGAGGAGAAAGAGACAGAGGTAAACGCGGAAGAGGCGGAGATAGACGATTTCTGGGGGTCCGGGGATTAG